The genomic segment CAAAATCATTGAGCACTTCAAATGCCACAAGACTAGCGCCACCGACGATGGCTGCCTGCGACATAGGCAGAACGATACGAAAAAAGATATGCGTTTGGTTTTTTCCAAGCAATCTGGCATTTTCAATGAACACAGCACTCTGTTTTTCAAGAAAGGTTTTCGTAATCAAATAGACGTAGGGGAATAAACACAGAGTAAAAATAAAAATAGCGCCCTTCATCGACATAATGTCAAAGTAGCGTTGATCGAGCGTCATCCCGAATGCATCACGCAAAATTGTTTGAATGCTTCCCGTGTAGCTGAGCATGGAGCCGTACGTGTATGCTGCGATATACGGAGGAATTGCCAACGGCAGCACGAAAGCAAATGAAAAAAAGCGACGCAATGGAAAATCGTAGGCAGCGACCAGCCAGGCCAAGGTCACACCTACGATGATCGTACAGGCTCCGGTACCGAGCACGAGCCATAACGATTGCAGCGCGTAATCCAGCAGCATGTACTCTTGGATATGCTGCCAGTTTTCATTCTGTTTTTGAAAGAGTCCGAAAAAAATATAAAGAGACGGGAGAAGGGCCAAAAAGGCCCCTATCACGCTCAGCGTTACCCACCCGTTCAGTTTTCGTCTCAGGCTTCTACGCAAAAGTGCTCCCGTCATGCTTATTTCCAACCTGCTTGATTCAGCAGTTCTACCGCTTTTTTGTTATACTCGCCGAGCTTAGCAAAGTCGAGCTTTTGCGTTTTGAATTCTCCCCACTCTTTCAAAAGAGCAGGCTTGTCTGCCTCTGCATTGACAGGGAACTCGTAGCTTCCGTTTGTCAGCATCGTTTGAGCCTCTTTCCCTGTGACGAACTCAATCAATTTCACGGCATTGTCCTTGTTTTTCGCATGCTTGGTCAAACCAATACCGCTGATGTTCAAGTGTGTGCCTGTTGTCTCTTGGTTCGGGAAGAAAACGCCGATGTTTTGCGCGACTTTTACTTCCTCTGCATCTTTAGAGTTCAGCATCTGTCCAACATAGTACGTGTTCATGATCGCAACGTCACCGACTTTGGCAACAACAGCTTTTGCCTGGTCACGGTCTCCACCTTCAGGCTTGCGCGCGAAATTGTTCACCAGACCCTTTGCCCAATCCAATGCAGCCTGCTCGCCATTCAGCTCAATAAAGGAAGCAACGAGTGACTGGTTGTACAAGTTGGAAGAAGAGCGTACCAATACTTTGCCTTTCCATTTATCTGTAGCCAAATCTTCATACGTAGACAGCTGCTCTGGCTTCACACGATCCTTCGCATACACGATTACACGCGCACGGGTAGCCATACCGATCCATTGGTTGTCAGGATCACGCAATTCTTTCGGTACGTTTTTCTCTACTTCAGCAGATTGAATCGGTTGCAGAACGCCATTTTGCTTCGCGTAGTTCAGAACACCACCGTCAACCGTGATGAACAAATCAGCTTCGGAGCTCTCTCCTTCACGCTTCAAGCGCTCAACCAGCTCTTCTGCGGTGCCCTTCACTTCGTTTACCTTGATGCCTGTTTGCTTGGTAAATTCAGCAAACAGCTTGCTATCAATATCGTAGTGGCGCGCAGTAAATACGTTCACGGCTTGCTCTGTGGCAGCCGGCTCCTGTGCCTTTGGTGCTTCTGTTTGCGGCTGGGCAGTATTCGCGCCGTTTCCGCATGCAGCAAGTATTGGCAGCGTCAGCATGGTACTCAGCATGACCGCCAGCATCGATTTTTTTCTCATTTTGATTCTCCCTCTCTATCGCAGTGATTATTGATAATGAATATCATTGCCAATTGACAAGGCTTATTGTAACGAACAAAAATGAGAAAATGCTGTGAAAATAAAAAAACATCTCCAATTATTTTTAGCGAGATGTGGATCGGTTGAAATTCACTGACGAAGCGGCACAAAAACAGTTACAGTCGTCCCGTTCTGCTCCACACTCTGAATCGTTATGCTGCCGTTGTAACGCATAAGCAATCGTTTGGCGATGGCAAGCCCGAGTCCATACCCGCTCTCCCCGCTGTTTCTTGCTTTGTCTACCCGATACAATCGGTCCAAGACATACGGCAAATCCTGCTCGGGTATGCCGATTCCTTCATCTATGATTTCCATACAGGCTACATTTTCTTGCACCTTGGCCCTCACGTAGATTCTCCTGCTCTCCCCGGAATACTTGACCGCATTATCCAAAAGGATCAGTAGCACTTGCTCCAGGTGTTCTTCCGATATAGCCAGGATTTCTCCAGCCAAAGGCGCAAGTTCCTGCTCGATCGTAAATGTCGGCTGAATCATGGCGAATTTCTTGATCATGTGACAGACAGCCCGATCCGGATCATGGAGCGCTACATTCTCTTCTATTTCCACATGCTCCGCTCTCGTCAAAGCGAGCAGCTCCTGCACCAGTCCCTTTAGTCTGGCGAGCTCTTGAATCGATGTCTGCAAGGATTCCTCCAAAACAGCTGGATCATTTTTGCCCCAGCGCCGTAGCATTCCCAGATGCCCTTCCATAATCGCAATCGGCGTCCGCAGCTCATGTGAAGCATCTTCGACGAATTGTCTCTGCTGCAAAAAGGAACGCTCCACCTGATCCATCATTTTATTGAACATTTTCATCAAAGTCGCAATCTCATCCTGATTATCGTGAAACTGCACACGTTCATGGAATCCTTTTTGCCGGACGTTGCTCATCGTTTCATTCATCGATTGCAATGGCTTTAGCAACTGCCGCGCGAGCAATCTGCCACCCAGACCGCTTATGATCACAGCGGTCAAGCACCCAATGGCCATGACCTGAAAGAGAGCACCACTCAACTGCTCAAACTCTTTCATATTCTTCAGAATCATGACTGTCCCGTTAAATTGAAAGATCGTAAGGGGGCTACTCATGATCAACAGGTCACCACGTACTTCTTGGGTCTGGGTGCGAATCGACTGAACAGGCGGGAGCGGTGGCAGTGTGATATCTTGAAAGTTTTCCGAGACAACGACAATCGGATTACCCTCTCCGTCCAGAATGCGAATCATCTGGTTTCGTTGATTGATTTTCTCCAAAAAGCTGCGCAGCTCTGCGAGGTCATCCTCTTCAAAAGATTGCTCTTTTTCCAGCGCGTAGTTGAGGAACTCTCGCATGGTCTGTTGCACAACCTGCTGTTCCTGATTAAACATCCACTTCTCTACAAAAAAATATTGGAAGCTATTATAGCCAATGAATACGAGAAAAAGCAGAAGTGACGACCAGACTGTCAACTTCCATTTGATCGGGAGCTTTAAGAATCTCGATGGTCCTCTCATTTTCGCATCACATAGCCAATCCCTCGTACAGTCGAGATATAGCTGTCCTCATTGGGAGAATCGATTTTATTGCGCAAATACCGGACGTACACATCGACAACATTGGTCTCGACAGCAGCCTCGAATCCCCACACGGTATCGAGCAGCACCTCGCGAGGCAGGACTCGATTGATGTTTTTCATGAACGTCACGAGCAAATCATACTCTCTTTTGGTCAATTCAACAGGTTGGTTATTTTTGGTGACGACACGTCCCTCCATTTGAACCACCAGCTCTCGGTGCGCGAGCAAGGTTTGGGGGACATTCTCCTGTTCTTCCTGTCGGCGAAACACAACACGTATGCGTGCCAACAGCTCCTCGATCGCAAATGGCTTCGGAATGTAATCATCGGCGCCACTGTCCAAGCCTGAGACGCGGTCCGTAATACTGTCTCTGGCTGTCAGCATAATGATCGGCGTTTTTTTCACGCTGCGTATTTTTTGACAAACCGTAATGCCATCAAGCGCCGGAAGCATGACGTCCAATAATATGACATCCCATTCTTCCTTTAAAGCAAGCTCGAGTCCTTTATGTCCATCATGCGCGACTGTAATCGCAAACGATTCGTAGCGCAGCTCCAGTTCAATAAATCGGGCCATATTGATCTCATCTTCTATCAGCAGCACTCTTTTCACGTTTTGCCCACCCTTTTGCCCATGCCGGGGAATTCCACCTGATTGTAGATGAAAATAATTATCATCGTCAATGTTCGCGTGGGAAAAGGAACTTTCTTGTCATTTGGAAAATACTTACTTATGCTTATTGTAGAACTTTTTTAAAGGAAGTGGATGTACGTGTATCACGTAAAAGGAAACCAACAGTTGGCTGGTCAGCTTCTCCATGATAAAAGTGACGTGATGTTTGCGGGTGTGGTCGCAGGCAATCATCCCGGGCTCATTTGGGTAGATAATCCCGACAAGCCTTCCTGTGCACTCGTATGGTCAACAGGTTTAAGCAGCTTCGCTTTCCTTGGAGAGCCGAGCAAAAGCATTCACCCCGCTACTTTCTCTGCTTTTTTTCAAACACAAATTGGCCCTATTTTGAAGCAAAAGGACCTTAGTTATTTTGAATTCTCGCGGGAATCAAAAGAGTGGGATTCACTTCTCACACCTATTATGAAGAGCAGCGGCTGGGAGACGAGTACTCAATTTGTCTATCGGTCTTCTTGTGATCAGGGAGAGGAACCATCTTTTATTATTCCTGCCCCCTACTATTCAATTGAACTGGGGGAAAGCTTTTTACGAGGGCATGATACCGTCATTCCTTCCAACCTCGATTTTGTGACCGACTACCTCCATGAGTATTGGTACTCCATCGATGACTTTTTGGAAAATGGCTACGGATATGCTGCCCTTACGACTGATCATGAAGTGGCGAGCATTTGTATGTCCACAGCGGTCTATCAGTCGACTCATGCTATCGGCGTTGAAACACTAGAACCCTATCGTCAAAAAGGCTTGTCCAGTACACTGGCTTATCAATTGCAAAATAGGCTTCATCAGGAAGCAGTAACTGTGTGGTGGGACTGTATGGATTCAAATATCGCTTCGCAAAAAACGGCTGAAAAGGCTGGACTGCATCTATCTCATCGTTATGAAGTCTCCTGGTTCTCCTACGCCGCCCAGTAACCATGCGCCCACCACTTACATAAGATATGTCAAACTGGTTCATGAAGTAAGGTGGTGTTTCACGTGTACGGATCAGCCATATGAATACCCATACGAATATGACTTACGAGCCGTGTCCTCACAACATGGACGAAGAACAGGACAATCTTTTGCCGAAATCCAGGGTGGTCCACTGGCACCGAACCTGCACGGCTACGTTGTTTTTACCGATGTCCCCTACGGTACCGAAGTGTTCGTGGAAGTCAGCGGCCTCCCCGCTTTCCAGCCAGCCGCTGGCAATCAGCCGCAAATCGGGCCATTTGGTTTTCATTTGCATGAGCATGGCGTCTGCACGGTAGGAAATTCGGAAGATCCCTTTACCGCAGCAGGCAGTCACTGGAACCCTACCCAACAACCGCATGGCAACCACGTAGGCGATTTCCCCGTGCTGTTTTCCAATGATGGGTATGCGCGAATGACTTTTTTCACAAACAAAATCAGTGCAGCAGATGTGGTCGGCAGAACCCTGATCATCCATCAAAGTCCCGATGACTTCCATTCGCAGCCGGCAGGAAATAGCGGAAAACGACTGGCATGTGGAGTGATCTACGCTGGATAGGGCTTTTTCCAATAGGAAAGGGGGCAACCATGTAAGCTGCCCCCTTTTGTTATTGAATTATCTAGCGCCGTAATGTCGACAAATCAAATGCTGGTACAAGCCCTTCCTCGGCTGCACGACCGAGCAACGCCTCGACAGCTGCATAACCATCATTACCCAAATTTCTCGTAAACTCATTCACGTACAAATTAATATGCGCTTGCGCTACCTCCAGGGACAGCTCTTGGGCATGAGACATGACATATTCTTGTGACGCGGTCGGATTCGCCCATGCATATTCCACAGAGGAGCGCGTCCAATTGGTCAGAGCCTCGATGTCCATTGATTTTTTCGCGATGATGGCACCCAACGGAATCGGCAAATGGGTATCAGACTCCCACCAGTTGCCCAAGTCAGTCATGAGAGACAGCCCGTAGTTTTGGTACGTGAAACGCGCTTCGTGGATCACGAGTCCTGCATCGATCTTGCCGTCACGTACAGCAGGCATAATCTCATGAAACGGCATGACGACGATCTCCCCTACACCACCTGGGACATTTTGTGCAGCCCAGAGCCGGAACAGTAAATAAGCTGTGGAGCGCTCACTCGGAACGGCTACACGTTTGTTGGACAGGCGTGCTGGATCGTTCGCACTCTCGCCAGAATTTCCTTGGGTCAAAACAAGTGGCCCGCATCCTCTGCCCAGTGCACCGCCGCAAGGGAGCAACGAGTAGTTGTCCATCACCCATGGCAATGCCGCATAGGAGATTTTCATTACTTCTGGGCCTTCCCCCTGTGCAGCAAGCGTATTCGTAATATCGATATCTGCGTACATAATATCGAGCTTTGGCGCTCCCGGAATCAAATCATGTGCCCAGGCATGAAAAACAAAAGTGTCATTCGGACATGGTGAAAACGCAATTTTCATGATAGTACCTCCCGTAGTACAGAGCTTCCCTTTTCCAGAGATTCCAACGCATCTTTTATCCGCCAAGCGGATTTATCCCGCGGCCCAATTGCATTCGATACCGTGCGAATTTCCAGAACAGGTCGTCCAGCAGCCTGGGCAGCAGTCGCAACGCCATACCCCTCCATCGCTTCAGCTAGCGCGTCTGGCATCCGCTGTACCAAAGCCGCGGCTGTTTCCGCTGTTCCCGTCACGGTTGATAGTGTAAGTACAATGCCTTTTTTGGCGGCCAAGCCTGCCTCTTTCATCGCATTTGTCAGCTGTTCGACCAACGCCTGATCGACACTTACCCGAGCTGATCCAAATCCCAGCTCGTCCACACTGCAAAAGCCCTCAGGCGTTTCTGCCCCCAAATCCGCACAAATAATCTCTGTCGCGACAACCAGCGACCCAATCTCTGCTTGTCCCACGAATCCGCCGCATATTCCTGCACAAATGACCAGATCGTAGTCCGCGCAAGCAAGCGCTCTGGCTGTGCTCGCTGCGGCCGCTGCCGGCCCCACTCCCCCAGCGATGACTGTGAATCGCTCATCCCCTTGAATGCCGCGCATCACTGCCTCCCGTTCTGCATCAACGGAGGTCACGACCAGAATGCTTCTATATTGTTGTGACAAAATCATTTGCCCTGGCTCCTTTCAACCGCTTTCCACCCTCAACGTTATCGCTACTTTTCGTTCGTGTAAAGCCGTTTAAAGAGTTTGTCAAAAGACAGGGAAATTATTACAATGGAACCTGTTGTGCATTTTCGTTAGATAAGAGGTGACCGATCATGCTTCATCCACCGAATCCGAACACCCATCCCGAATGGATCGCCCCCCACTCTTTAGCCTGGTACACACAGCTGGGCCAAATGACTGGTGAATACGTATACCCGTGGCGCTCTACCATTACCGAACCGAATGGCGAGTCACTCTTTATGGAAGAAATTGGTCGTATGGTTCCGAATCAATCTGTTCTCGACATCGGCTGCGGGCACGGCGCATTCACAATGCACTGGAGCCGTTCTGCCAAAGAAATCGTTGGCTTGGATGTGACAGAAAACTTTGTGCAAAAGGTCCGTGCACAAATACCCGAAAACGTCTCCTTCGTTGTCAGCAATACGAAATATACCCTCCCCTTCCATGACGATACGTTCGATTGCGCCTACAATCGCAAGGGACCTACCTCCGCCTATCCAGATATAACACGCGTCGTCAAAAGAGGAGGCTCCTTCATCGGATTACATCCGGGCGATCAGTTGTCCGCCGAATTATTCGAATGGTTTCCTCATTTATTTGGTCCACGTCCAGCTGACACTCCGATCCTGAAATATTTGCAGGAGAGACTCAGACAAGCTGCTTTCCAGCGAGTCGATATTCAGACGGTGATCGCTACCGAGTATTTTCAGACTCCACTCGATGTCATTCGCATGCGTTGCTTCGGGCAAAGTCCCTCTATTCTCACGTCCGCCATCGAACAACACATGGAGAGTGTGATGCCGATTTTCGACCACTATGCCACTTCTGACGGTCTGCCAACTACGCATATGTATTACCTCGTTCGCGCGATTGTTTGATTCGCCATGTAAAAAAACCTCCAGCCGTATTTGGCCAGAGGTCGTCCTTACACTTATCCTTTTAGCAAATAGCTGTTACCGTCTTCATCCTGAAAAGTCGCATAGGTCCCCCACTGCATCTTGTTCAGTTCTCCTTGAAAAACAACACCGTTCGCGCGCATCGTTTCGTACGTCTTTTCAATTTCTGTACATTCAAAAACAATCGAGGCTTTTTGTTCCTGCCAGTTGCTCATCATGCTTTTCGGATAGAGTACCAAAGCAGTCTGGGCACCCGCTGGTCCTACCTCCAGCCAACTGCTGTTTGGTCCCATCGGGTGCTCTTGCTTGACTTCAAATCCAACCTTCTCTGTCCAGAACACTTTTGCACGTTGTTGATCTTCTACGTAAACAGCTACCGTTGCCATTTTGGTAATCATAATATCCTCCTTACTAACTCGAACCTTATCATCCCATTGTAACCGAAAAAAAGTTTACTTATCGCTATCAGCAAACCCAAATGTTGACAATGGTTATGCGAAAATTTATATTTAATTACGAAATGTAAGAAACAAAACATTGAATAAGCTTCTCCGTTTCAATGCATCATGTTAGTGTAAAAACAAGTTGCAGGAGGAATGCAGAGTGGGTAAGGATTTTATTGCAGCCGTAAAAGACAGAAGAACGTACTATGGGATCAGCAAGGAAAATGTTGCATCTGATGAGCGCATTAAAGAAATCGTACAGGAAGCAGTAAAGTACACGCCATCCGCATTCAACTCCCAAAGCGCTCGCGTTGTTGTCCTCTTGGGGGCGGAGCACGATAAGCTGTGGAACATGACCAAAGAAACGCTGCGTAAAATCGTTCCCGCTGAAAATTTCGGGGCCACGGAAGAAAAAATGAACGCCTTCGGTAGCGGCTACGGCACTGTTCTTTTCTTTGAAGACCAGAGCGTCGTCGAGAATCTCATGCAGCAATTCGAAGCGTACAAAGATAATTTCCCGATTTGGTCCGAGCAATCTTCCGGAATGCTTCAGTATGTTGTGTGGACTGCGTTGGAAACCGAGGGCTTCGGTGCTTCCTTGCAGCATTACAATCCACTTATTGATGAAGAAGTCCAACAAACATGGAAGCTCCCTAGCGAATGGAAGCTGAGAGCACAAATGCCTTTTGGCAAACCAACCGCTCAACCAGGTGAAAAACAATTCCAACCGTTAGATGAGAGAGTGAAGTTCTTTACCTAATTTTTATAAAATGGACGGCCAGAGATTTCGCATTCAGGCCGTCCTTTCGTATATTGAGCGATTGCTTTCCTCTTCCGTCTGTGATAGTATTACATTAAACAAAAGATTCTTATTTAAAGCGTTCACATATTGTAAAGGGTTTACATTTATGTTTGAACCTTTTACAATGTGTGAATTTTATTTTTTCATAAATAAAAGTTACATATTCATTTTATTTTGTTGGAGGTAACACCCATGCAAACAGGTACAGTTAAATGGTTCAACGCAGAAAAAGGTTATGGCTTCATCGCAGTTGAAGGCGGAAACGATGTATTCGTTCACTTCAGCGCAATCCAAGGCGAAGGTTTCAAAACCCTCGAAGAAGGCCAACGCGTTGAATTCAACGTGGTTGAAGGCAACCGTGGACCACAAGCTGAGAACGTAGTAAAACTGTAAATTACACATAAAGCTGCCCTTGCGAATAACAAGGGCGGCTTTTTTTCCAGCCCTTTTTCCTCACAAAATTCGTTCTTTGTTCCTAAAGAGCAGTTGACATTAGCCATGCCTCCCCATATAATCACTTTATAATGCAGAGTAAAGCAACGGCGCTTTCTAGCATAAAATATTCAGAATGTACACAAAGGAATAAACGCGACATGTATTTTCCGTTTATTTTTAGCGAGCTATGAAAGCGGTTCCAGTTGGCTGTTATTACCATTACCTGTAAACAAGTTTATACAAAGTAAGCAAAGGCGCTTAGGGTATATCTCATTTATTCATGAGATCCTAAGTGCTTTTATTGTTTACATCCGCAAAAAGGTGGGATATCCATGGAGCACATTGGAAGCGTCATTATTTACATCATCATGTTATGTGCAGTGATTGGTGCCATTGCCGCGATTCGCAACAGCGATGAGGGCCTCGGTAAGGAGTTCATGGAAGGGATTCACTCAACAGGTTACATCTTCGTTCCTGCTGCCGGTATTATGGCGTCCCTCCCGTACATCTCTTGGTTCGTAGAAAAAGCGGTATCACCCATCTTCAATAAAATTGGAGCAGATCCTGCGATTGCGGCAACTGCGATTCTCGCATCTGACATGGGTGGCTATCAGTTGGCAAACCTCCTGAAAACCACCACGGAAGGATGGGTTATGGCCATGATCGTCGGTCTGATGGCCGGTGCTACGATCGTGTTCTCCATCCCAATGGGACTTGCTATGTTGGACAAGCGCGACCATAAATACATGGCGCTTGGCGTAATGTCCGGTATTTTGACAGTTCCGATTGGTGCTTTTATCTCCAGCGCCATTCTTGTTTTGACAAATGCAGAGGTTCGCAATGAAATCTCGACAAACGCTGAATCGACTTATGCTTTTGCCATTGGCTTCGGACAGGTACTTCTCAACCTCTCACCGATTTTGTTCTTTGTATTAGCAATTGCTGCTGGTCTGCGCTTCCTGCCAGACCTGATGATTCGTGCCTTTATGATCTTCGGAAAAACGATGGACGCTGGTATCAAGCTCGTACTCGTATTCTCGATCGTTCAACACTTTACTGGCATCTTTACAAAGATTTTCGGAGCTTGGGGCTTCGATCCGATCATCGCCGATCCAACCGACCAATACCGTGCGTTGGAGACCGCTGGTTACATCGGTATCATGCTCGCAGGTGCGTTCCCAATGGTATACATGCTGCGTAAATATGCAGCGAAGCCACTCGAAGTATTGGGTAATAAACTGGGCATGAGCCCTTCTGGTAGTGCAGGTTTGCTCGCAACTAGCGCGAACATCCTGGCTATGTTCCGTCTTATTCGTTCCATGCCGCCAAAAGACAAGGTTATCAACATTTCCTTCGGGGTTTGTGCAGCTTTCTTGCTGGGTGACCACTTGTCCTTCTCGGCTAACTTCCAACCAAACATTATCTTGCCGGTCATGATCGGTAAATTGGGTGCAGGTATTATCGGGATTGCTTTTGCTTACTGGCTCTCCGTTCCGAAAGCACTTGAACTGGAAAAACAAGATCGTGCTGCGGGAATTATCGGTCCAGATGAGTACTTGGATCATCACAGCGCGCAAGCTGAAGCTGCAGCAACAAAACACTAAAAGCAAAAGAGCGGTCCTTCGTGGGCCGCTCTTTTTTCCTTTACACAACCTTCTAGCTCATCTCCCAAATTTCCATTTTTTTATTTCTTCGATCGCTGAATCCTTTTCGCAGTACAATTCCTCGAAGCTTTTCATTTCAGCCTCCACTCCAAAGTTATTGGCGCGGCGCCCATAAGATGACGCTCACTCCGATCAGGCAGATGATAGCACCTGCCCAGTCATACAAATCGGGTGTCTTTTTATCCACCAGCCATCCCCAAAAAACAGCAAGAACGATAAAAACCCCTCCATAGGCGGCATATACCCGCCCGAAGGAAGGGAAGCTTTGAAGCGTAGGAATGATTCCGTACAACACCAGGATCAGCGCCCCGACGATACCGTACCAGTATGGCTTGGACTCCTTTAGCCAAAGCCATACCAAATATCCCCCGCCGATTTCCGCCAATCCCGCCAAAATAAACAATAGTATCGATGCTGTCATCCATGGTTCCTCTTTTCCGATCAAAACGAGTAAGTGCAAAGATCACGTCTATTATCTGATTGTCTCTCATAGTCTGTATATGTAATCATCACATTGGCTCGCCATGATGGACAAATCCCCAAAATCTACCCTTGATGAGCAGCTTGTGGAGAGCAGCACAAATCTCCTTTGCCGGATTCAAGTGAAGATTTCAGGCTCCCCAATACATGAGACCAAGCCATTTCGTGCCAGCCCCGAGCCTTTTCCCACTCCTCTCCCTCTTTCCAACCGAAATGCTCGACCAATACTTGCGTTTTCCCCTCTGCTTCTGACAAGGTAACAAGCACGTAAGTCAAGGCATCCTCGTGATTCATGGTATCTGCGAATTCGTCCGGTCCCTTCCATGTAAAGCCCAGGCGCTCCTTCGGTTCAAAATGGGTAATGATGCACCCTTTCGTCCCCATCTGGTCGCGATTGGCTGGATTGAAGTACAATTCATACGCTCCGCCCAAAAACGGCTCAATCGTTGCATCAGGCGCAAACCACTGAACAAGCCGTTCCTTTCGTGTCCATGCCCACCAAACCAGCTCTATAGATGATGATACTTCTATCTCCGCTTTCAAGAAACCCATGAAACTTCCCCCCCAACTATTTTCCTAACAGTTTGAAAATAGCAATTTCTGTATAACCAGTCAATACAGAACACTCGCTGTCCTCAACATTCACGCCCGAACGAGATTTCAAGAGTATTAATGAGTCTGAACAAGTCTGAATGGAATATTTTTTGCTAAAAAGTGTAATTGTGCAGTAATCACATAAGAATGAATGCTATAATAACTAAGTAAGTAAAAAATTTCACAATGGGGAGAGGAACGATGGAACAACCACTTGCAAAATCGACTCATCAGAAATTACCCATTGGAAAATTGCTCAAGAGGGTCTTCGGTATCCTGATTGGTGCTTCCCTGTTCTCGGTAGCACTCGAGATTTTTCTCGTACCGAACAATATTATCGACGGTGGAATCGTAGGTATCTCGATTATTACCTCGCATCTGTCTGGAATCCCTCTTGGCGTTTTCCTGTTTGTGCTTAACTTGCCCTTCTTGATCATAGGGTACAAGCAAATCGGAAAAACGTTTGCACTCTCGACCCTCTTTGGGGTTACGATCATGTCAATTGGAACGACACTCCTTCACCCTGTCCCAGGGCTAACGGATGATCCCCTGCTTGCAGCTGTATTTGGGGGTATCCTGCTCGGGATTGGCGTTGGACTTGTTCTTCGCTATGGAGGCTCTCTGGACGGTACAGAGATCGTTGCTGTACTG from the Brevibacillus brevis genome contains:
- a CDS encoding nitroreductase family protein: MGKDFIAAVKDRRTYYGISKENVASDERIKEIVQEAVKYTPSAFNSQSARVVVLLGAEHDKLWNMTKETLRKIVPAENFGATEEKMNAFGSGYGTVLFFEDQSVVENLMQQFEAYKDNFPIWSEQSSGMLQYVVWTALETEGFGASLQHYNPLIDEEVQQTWKLPSEWKLRAQMPFGKPTAQPGEKQFQPLDERVKFFT
- a CDS encoding cold-shock protein yields the protein MQTGTVKWFNAEKGYGFIAVEGGNDVFVHFSAIQGEGFKTLEEGQRVEFNVVEGNRGPQAENVVKL
- the eutH gene encoding ethanolamine utilization protein EutH; the protein is MEHIGSVIIYIIMLCAVIGAIAAIRNSDEGLGKEFMEGIHSTGYIFVPAAGIMASLPYISWFVEKAVSPIFNKIGADPAIAATAILASDMGGYQLANLLKTTTEGWVMAMIVGLMAGATIVFSIPMGLAMLDKRDHKYMALGVMSGILTVPIGAFISSAILVLTNAEVRNEISTNAESTYAFAIGFGQVLLNLSPILFFVLAIAAGLRFLPDLMIRAFMIFGKTMDAGIKLVLVFSIVQHFTGIFTKIFGAWGFDPIIADPTDQYRALETAGYIGIMLAGAFPMVYMLRKYAAKPLEVLGNKLGMSPSGSAGLLATSANILAMFRLIRSMPPKDKVINISFGVCAAFLLGDHLSFSANFQPNIILPVMIGKLGAGIIGIAFAYWLSVPKALELEKQDRAAGIIGPDEYLDHHSAQAEAAATKH
- a CDS encoding YnfA family protein, which codes for MTASILLFILAGLAEIGGGYLVWLWLKESKPYWYGIVGALILVLYGIIPTLQSFPSFGRVYAAYGGVFIVLAVFWGWLVDKKTPDLYDWAGAIICLIGVSVILWAPRQ
- a CDS encoding SRPBCC family protein, with translation MGFLKAEIEVSSSIELVWWAWTRKERLVQWFAPDATIEPFLGGAYELYFNPANRDQMGTKGCIITHFEPKERLGFTWKGPDEFADTMNHEDALTYVLVTLSEAEGKTQVLVEHFGWKEGEEWEKARGWHEMAWSHVLGSLKSSLESGKGDLCCSPQAAHQG
- a CDS encoding YitT family protein → MEQPLAKSTHQKLPIGKLLKRVFGILIGASLFSVALEIFLVPNNIIDGGIVGISIITSHLSGIPLGVFLFVLNLPFLIIGYKQIGKTFALSTLFGVTIMSIGTTLLHPVPGLTDDPLLAAVFGGILLGIGVGLVLRYGGSLDGTEIVAVLLNKKSPFSVGEIVMFMNLFILSSAGFVFGWDRAMYSLIAYYIAFKMIDLTIEGFQESKAVWIISDNHKDLGDAIVARLGRGVTYLNGEGGYTGDDKKVIFCIITRLEEAKLKLIVEEVDENAFLAVGNIHDVRGGQFKKKAIH